A single region of the Gephyromycinifex aptenodytis genome encodes:
- a CDS encoding serine hydrolase domain-containing protein has product MDLAAAVKDWPVGSASVAVITAEGGIVDVHDDGRSYPWASITKVATALTVLDGCLEGVISLDDEVGPATLAHLLSHASGLKVDSDETMGPPQRRRIYSNRGINLAAEHLAAATGTPFTEQLRERLLDLLDMNDTRLEGPPAHGMVGTIGNLAALAAELLNPTLLMPQTVAWASTLAFPGLDGVLPGFGTQKPNDWGLGCEIRANKSPHWTAPENSPATFGHFGQSGSFCWVDPQAGVACVSLCDTPFGDWAAQAWPMLSTAVLAEYGG; this is encoded by the coding sequence ATGGATCTGGCGGCGGCGGTAAAGGACTGGCCGGTGGGGTCGGCTTCGGTAGCGGTCATCACGGCGGAGGGCGGCATCGTCGACGTGCACGACGACGGGCGCAGCTACCCCTGGGCTTCGATCACCAAGGTCGCGACCGCCCTGACCGTCCTCGACGGTTGCCTCGAAGGGGTCATCAGCCTCGATGACGAGGTCGGCCCCGCCACCCTGGCCCACCTGCTCTCCCACGCCTCCGGGCTCAAGGTCGACTCTGACGAGACCATGGGCCCGCCGCAGCGGCGCCGCATCTACTCCAACCGCGGGATCAACCTGGCTGCCGAACACCTGGCCGCAGCCACCGGCACCCCGTTCACCGAACAGTTGCGCGAGCGGCTGCTCGACCTGCTCGACATGAACGACACCCGCCTGGAGGGGCCGCCCGCCCACGGCATGGTCGGCACCATCGGGAACCTGGCCGCCCTGGCCGCCGAACTACTGAACCCCACCCTGCTCATGCCACAGACCGTGGCTTGGGCCTCCACGCTCGCCTTCCCCGGCTTGGACGGCGTACTGCCCGGCTTCGGCACCCAGAAACCCAACGACTGGGGGCTGGGCTGCGAGATCCGCGCGAACAAATCCCCGCACTGGACCGCCCCGGAGAACTCCCCTGCCACCTTCGGGCACTTCGGCCAATCCGGCAGCTTCTGCTGGGTCGACCCGCAGGCCGGGGTGGCCTGCGTCAGCTTGTGCGACACCCCGTTCGGTGACTGGGCCGCGCAGGCGTGGCCGATGCTGTCCACTGCGGTCCTGGCCGAGTACGGCGGCTGA